A single genomic interval of Dromiciops gliroides isolate mDroGli1 chromosome 1, mDroGli1.pri, whole genome shotgun sequence harbors:
- the LOC122735577 gene encoding mucin-17-like isoform X28, which yields MEKLLQLVEGMHIEEMSSHQTLQPEPPRAQKRPLSPQAGLSSPKRKVVPRLEEKEPETVQGIDESKKEEKKKDIAGAGIERGASQAHSIRWPVESKNKYVHISLGDQDESPEFSQTGLALTETKLAATEMLSNTGDGATSSLSTRCSETKSVSAEIMHELSDDFSESEDSDTESLSSQCSDKRLTFIDIKSMATEILGESVETDKRAVSTKSELAGKGMLSESVAPDTGSSDSKCSDSKLAPPEGKATAKSVMPDHGSPDTNLLSSEPSETSTISLEDKAVPTKMLSEKVTPTTSGLSSQRSETRHDSPERKAVVSEVSESVSAAPSVSSDDGSETRCVSPERKPLVTEMSQTVSSDPSVSSESCESKCTSLESQSVATGKLSEAVAPDPSASSAEGLKTKRPSHKSKPVVTGELTESISPTSSILGSEESETRSVSPESKPLVSGRLSETVSPASSILASEDSETRGASPESKAIVGKMLSETLPRAPNVLTPECSEARCTSSESKPVVGELLSEKVSLPPVVLSSKCLETECAPAESKPVVSRTCSGTVSPVPKVLSTECSEARCLSSETKPVVTGMVSETRSLAPDVSCGECSDSVDIKPVVARIIPERLSPPISISSTEYSDAGYTSPERKPVVTGVAPGRLSPPISISSTEYSEASCASPEESKPIVSGLFPEVLSPAISISSEFSEGAYFCTDRKPIVAGTFSERLSLDTCASVSECSETSGTSPERKPIVAERVAARMSPAPIVLSSECSETSYASPERKPLVAGRYVERLSPSTSALYTEFSESSRFFSETRPAAAGEYSGRLSPDTGSFSSESSEASGASPERKPVIGRVYPGRLSPPISISSTEYSDPGGASPERKPIVSGLFSRRLSSPISISSTEYSDMGGASPERKPVISELLSERVRPVQTVLSSVCSDDRCISPETKPVVSGIFSGTLFSATSILASEGSESRCTSPENKPTVSGLFSETGSLPPDVLSTSCLDARCVSPGSKPVEGTMFSETLFSGTSILASEGSESRSISPENKPTVSGMFSETLFSGPSILASEGSGTRCTSPENKPVVTGMFSETLSPPPNIFSSESLDTRCISPENKPVVTGMFSETLSPPINIFSSESSDTRCVSPESKPVVTGLLSGRLSPPISISSTEYSDTECASPERKPVVGEMLSERLSPPISISSTEYSDTECASPERKPIVTGLFSERLPPTSSILPSLCSEIKFASIQNKPSVSGLFPEGLSPSTSFFTSQYSDTRCTSPDSKPVMARLFPQATSLLPSRYFETSDDSSESKAAETGRLSPCTSLFSSQSSETRFSSTERLPPISSLLPELVDPTTFILAAQCPGLRFASSENNPEGSAPSPEGLSPATGFVYPPSSETRAASSENNPEVSEVFSERLSPTTGIVSSLCFEKILASTGSKPVVSRMFSESMFPATGFLYPPESDPAVSGIFSERLSPATGIMSSLCFLTIFASTESKSIVSTVFSESVSPTTGIVSSLCFVIILASTESDLAIIGVFSEGLSPSTGITFRPCSETGAALTDSNSAGTGVFSGSLSPTGGITFPPCSETEAALTDSNSAGTGVFSGSLSPTAECLSPSTGITFPPCSETGAALTDSNPVGTGVVSEKPSPTAGITFPPCSEKGAALTDSNSAGTGVFSGSLSPTAECVSPSTGITFPPCSETGAALTDSGPVGTGVVSEKPSPTAGISFPPCLETGADSTGSDTTGIGMLSKSLSPTAESVSPSTDISFPPCLETGADLTGSDTTGIGMLSKSLSPTADISFPPCLETGADLTGSDTTGIRMLSKSLSPTADISFPPCLETGADLTGSDTTGIGMLSKSLSPTADISFPPCLETGADSTGSDTTGIGMLSKSLSPTAGADLTGSDTTGIGMLSKSLSPTADISFPPCLETGADSTGSDTTGIGMLSKSLSPTADISFPPCLETGADLAGSDTTGIGMLSERLSPIADISFPPCLETGADLAGSDTTGIGMLSDRLSPTADISFPPCLETGADLTGSDTTGIGMLSERLSPTADEAAMRTALPDDN from the exons AAACTCCTCCAGCTGGTAGAAGGCATGCATATAGAGGAGATGTCTTCCCACCAGACGCTCCAGCCGGAGCCCCCCAGAGCTCAGAAGCGTCCCCTCTCACCACAGGctggcctgagctctcccaaaagGAAAGTTGTCCCTAGGTTGGAGGAGAAGGAGCCTGAGACTGTGCAAGGTATAGATGAGagtaagaaagaggagaaaaagaaagatattgcaggCGCTGGAATAGAGCGGGGAGCCTCACAAGCTCACTCTATCAGATGGCCGgtagaaagcaaaaataaatatgtgCACATCAGTTTGGGTGACCAAGATGAGAGCCCTGAGTTTTCTCAAACAGGATTAGCTTTAACAGAGACCAAGCTTGCGGCAACTGAAATGTTATCAAATACTGGGGATGGTGCTACAAGTAGCTTGTCTACTCGGTGTTCGGAAACAAAATCTGTTTCCGCAGAGATCATGCATGAATTAAGTGATGACTTTTCAGAGAGTGAGGATTCTGACACAGAGAGCTTGTCGTCTCAGTGTTCTGACAAAAGGCTTACTTTCATAGACATCAAGTCTATGGCAACTGAAATATTAGGAGAAAGTGTGGAGACTGATAAGAGGGCTGTTTCTACAAAAAGTGAGCTTGCCGGAAAGGGAATGTTGTCAGAGAGCGTGGCTCCTGACACAGGTAGCTCGGATTCTAAGTGTTCTGATTCGAAATTGGCTCCCCCCGAGGGAAAGGCTACGGCAAAGAGTGTAATGCCAGACCATGGGTCTCCTGATACAAATCTCTTGTCCTCTGAGCCTTCGGAAACTAGTACTATTTCCCTAGAGGACAAGGCTGTGCCAACCAAAATGTTATCAGAAAAGGTAACCCCCACCACAAGTGGTTTGTCTTCCCAGCGTTCAGAAACTAGGCATGATTCCCCCGAGAGAAAGGCTGTAGTATCTGAAGTGTCAGAGAGTGTGTCTGCAGCCCCCAGTGTGTCGTCTGATGACGGCTCGGAAACTAGATGTGTTTCCCCTGAGAGGAAGCCTCTAGTAACCGAAATGTCACAGACAGTGTCTTCTGACCCTAGTGTTTCGTCTGAGTCTTGTGAAAGTAAATGTACTTCCTTAGAAAGTCAATCTGTGGCAACAGGAAAGTTATCAGAGGCAGTGGCTCCTGACCCAAGTGCCTCATCTGCTGAGGGTCTGAAGACTAAACGTCCTTCCCATAAGAGCAAGCCTGTAGTAACTGGCGAGCTCACAGAGTCAATATCTCCAACCTCAAGTATCTTGGGCTCAGAGGAATCGGAGACTAGAAGTGTCTCCCCTGAGAGCAAACCCTTAGTAAGTGGAAGGCTCTCAGAGACAGTGTCTCCAGCCTCAAGCATCTTGGCCTCTGAGGATTCAGAGACAAGAGGTGCCTCCCCTGAGAGCAAGGCTATAGTAGGCAAAATGCTCTCAGAGACCTTGCCTAGAGCCCCAAATGTTTTGACTCCTGAATGTTCTGAGGCTAGATGCACTTCCTCTGAGAGCAAGCCAGTAGTAGGTGAATTGCTCTCAGAGAAAGTGTCTCTACCCCCAGTTGTCCTGTCTTCAAAATGTTTGGAGACTGAGTGTGCACCGGCAGAAAGCAAACCTGTTGTTAGTAGAACGTGCTCGGGGACAGTGTCacctgtcccaaaagtcttgtcTACTGAATGTTCTGAGGCTagatgcctttcctctgagaccaAGCCAGTAGTAACTGGAATGGTCTCAGAGACTAGGTCTCTAGCCCCAGATGTCTCGTGTGGTGAATGTTCGGATTCCGTAGACATCAAACCAGTAGTAGCTAGAATTATACCGGAAAGACTTTCACCACCCATAAGCATTTCATCCACAGAATATTCTGATGCTGGATATACTTCCCCAGAGAGGAAGCCAGTAGTAACTGGTGTGGCCCCTGGGAGACTATCTCCACCTATAAGCATTTCATCAACTGAATATTCGGAGGCAAGCTGTGCTTCCCCCGAGGAGAGCAAGCCCATAGTATCTGGCTTGTTCCCAGAAGTACTATCTCCAGCTATAAGTATCTCCTCCGAGTTTTCGGAGGGTGCCTATTTTTGCACAGATAGAAAGCCCATAGTAGCGGGCACGTTTTCAGAAAGACTGTCTCTGGACACTTGTGCCTCAGTCTCTGAATGTTCAGAGACTAGCGGTACTTCCCCAGAGAGGAAGCCCATAGTAGCAGAACGTGTAGCAGCAAGAATGTCACCAGCTCCAATTGTCTTGTCCTCTGAGTGTTCAGAGACAAGCTATGCTTCCCCAGAAAGGAAGCCATTAGTAGCTGGAAGGTACGTAGAAAGACTATCACCGTCCACAAGTGCCTTATACACGGAGTTTTCTGAGAGCAGCAGGTTTTTCTCAGAGACCAGACCTGCAGCAGCCGGAGAGTACTCAGGAAGGCTGTCTCCAGACACTGGTAGCTTTTCTTCAGAAAGTTCGGAGGCCAGCGGTGCTTCCCCGGAAAGGAAGCCTGTCATAGGGAGAGTGTACCCAGGGAGATTGTCACCGCCTATCAGCATCTCATCCACAGAATATTCCGATCCTGGAGGTGCTTCCCCTGAAAGGAAGCCTATAGTAAGTGGGCTGTTCTCAAGGAGACTGTCTTCTCCCATCAGCATTTCATCTACCGAATATTCTGATATGGGAGGTGCATCTCCTGAAAGGAAGCCTGTCATAAGTGAACTGTTGTCAGAAAGAGTTCGTCCAGTCCAAACTGTTTTGTCCAGTGTATGTTCTGATGATAGATGTATCTCCCCTGAAACTAAACCCGTTGTAAGTGGAATATTTTCAGGGACCCTGTTTTCAGCTACCAGCATCTTGGCCTCTGAGGGTTCAGAGTCTAGATGCACTTCCCCTGAGAACAAGCCCACAGTAAGTGGATTGTTCTCAGAGACAGGGTCTCTACCCCCGGATGTGTTGTCTACTTCGTGTTTAGATGCTAGATGTGTGTCTCCTGGAAGTAAACCCGTAGAAGGTACCATGTTTTCTGAAACCCTTTTTTCAGGGACAAGCATCTTGGCCTCCGAGGGTTCAGAATCTAGAAGTATTTCTCCAGAGAACAAGCCCACAGTTAGTGGGATGTTCTCAGAAACCCTCTTTTCAGGCCCAAGCATCTTGGCCTCTGAGGGTTCAGGGACCAGGTGCACGTCCCCAGAGAACAAACCAGTAGTAACTGGGATGTTCTCAGagaccctctccccacccccaaacatctTCTCCTCCGAAAGCTTGGACACTCGCTGCATTTCACCCGAGAACAAACCAGTTGTAACTGGGATGTTCTCAGAGACATTATCACCACCTATAAAcatcttttcttcagagagctcgGACACTAGGTGCGTTTCTCCAGAGAGCAAGCCAGTAGTAACTGGCTTGCTCTCAGGGAGACTCTCACCACCCATTAGCATTTCATCTACCGAATATTCTGACACTGAATGTGCTTCCCCTGAGAGGAAGCCGGTAGTAGGTGAAATGCTATCAGAGAGACTCTCACCACCCATTAGCATTTCATCCACCGAATATTCTGACACCGAATGTGCTTCCCCAGAAAGGAAGCCCATAGTGACTGGACTTTTTTCAGAAAGACTGCCTCCAACTTCAAGCATTCTCCCCTCCTTGTGTTCCGAAATAAAATTTGCTTCAATACAAAACAAGCCTTCAGTATCTGGACTATTTCCTGAAGGCTTGTCTCCATCTACAAGTTTCTTTACCTCTCAATATTCTGATACAAGATGTACCTCTCCTGACAGCAAACCTGTAATGGCCAGACTGTTTCCACAGGCCACGAGTCTCTTGCCTTCTCGGTATTTTGAGACCTCAGATGACTCTTCAGAAAGCAAGGCTGCAGAGACTGGAAGACTATCTCCATGCACAAGTCTCTTTTCTTCTCAGAGTTCTGAGACAAGATTTTCTTCTACTGAGAGGCTGCCTCCTATATCTAGCCTGTTACCAGAGCTTGTGGATCCTACCACATTTATCCTGGCTGCTCAGTGTCCTGGCTTAAGGTTTGCCTCATCAGAGAACAATCCTGAAGGATCTGCACCATCCCCAGAAGGGCTCTCCCCTGCGACAGGTTTTGTGTACCCTCCATCTTCTGAGACAAGAGCTGCTTCATCAGAGAACAATCCTGAAGTCTCTGAAGTGTTCTCAGAAAGATTGTCTCCGACAACAGGTATTGTGTCCTCTCTATGTTTTGAAAAAATACTTGCTTCCACAGGGAGCAAGCCTGTAGTATCCAGAATGTTCTCAGAGAGTATGTTTCCTGCCACAGGTTTCCTGTATCCTCCAGAAAGTGATCCTGCAGTATCTGGCATTTTCTCAGAAAGACTGTCTCCAGCAACAGGTATTATGTCCTCTCTATGTTTTCTGACAATATTTGCTTCCACAGAGAGCAAGTCTATAGTATCCACAGTGTTCTCAGAAAGCGTCTCTCCCACCACAGGTATTGTGTCTTCTCTATGTTTTGTCATAATCTTGGCTTCCACAGAGAGTGATCTTGCAATAATTGGAGTGTTCTCAGAGGGACTGTCTCCTTCCACAGGCATCACATTCCGTCCATGTTCAGAGACAGGAGCTGCTTTGACAGACAGCAATTCTGCAGGAACTGGAGTGTTTTCAGGGAGCCTGTCTCCTACAGGAG GTATCACATTCCCTCCATGTTCAGAGACAGAAGCTGCTTTGACAGACAGCAATTCTGCAGGAACTGGAGTGTTTTCAGGGAGCCTGTCTCCTACAGCAG AGTGTTTGTCTCCTTCCACAGGTATCACATTCCCTCCATGTTCAGAGACAGGAGCTGCTTTGACAGACAGCAATCCTGTAGGAACTGGAGTAGTGTCAGAAAAACCATCTCCTACAGCAG GTATCACATTCCCTCCATGTTCAGAGAAAGGAGCTGCTTTGACAGACAGCAATTCTGCAGGAACTGGAGTGTTTTCAGGGAGCCTGTCTCCTACAGCAG AGTGTGTGTCTCCTTCCACAGGTATCACATTCCCTCCATGTTCAGAGACAGGAGCTGCTTTGACAGACAGCGGTCCTGTAGGAACTGGAGTAGTGTCAGAAAAACCATCTCCTACAGCGG GTATCTCATTCCCTCCATGTTTGGAGACAGGTGCTGATTCAACAGGAAGTGATACCACAGGAATTGGAATGCTGTCAAAGAGTCTATCTCCTACAGCAG AGAGTGTGTCTCCTTCCACAGATATCTCATTCCCTCCATGTTTGGAGACAGGTGCTGATTTAACAGGAAGTGATACCACAGGAATTGGAATGCTGTCAAAGAGTCTATCTCCTACAGCAG ATATCTCATTCCCTCCATGTTTGGAGACAGGTGCTGATTTAACAGGAAGTGATACCACAGGAATTAGAATGCTGTCAAAGAGTCTATCTCCTACAGCAG ATATCTCATTCCCTCCATGTTTGGAGACAGGTGCTGATTTAACAGGAAGTGATACCACAGGAATTGGAATGCTGTCAAAGAGTCTATCTCCTACAGCGG ATATCTCATTCCCTCCATGTTTGGAGACAGGTGCTGATTCAACAGGAAGTGATACCACAGGAATTGGAATGCTGTCAAAGAGTCTATCTCCTACAGCAG GTGCTGATTTAACAGGAAGTGATACCACAGGAATTGGAATGCTGTCAAAGAGTCTATCTCCTACAGCAG ATATCTCATTCCCTCCATGTTTGGAGACAGGTGCTGATTCAACAGGAAGTGATACCACAGGAATTGGAATGCTGTCAAAGAGTCTATCTCCTACAGCAG ATATCTCATTCCCTCCATGTTTGGAGACAGGTGCTGATTTAGCAGGAAGTGATACCACAGGAATTGGAATGCTTTCAGAGAGACTGTCTCCTATAGCAG ATATCTCATTCCCTCCATGTTTGGAGACAGGTGCTGATTTAGCAGGAAGTGATACCACAGGAATTGGAATGCTGTCAGACAGACTATCTCCTACAGCAG ATATCTCATTCCCTCCATGTTTGGAGACAGGTGCTGATTTAACAGGAAGTGATACCACAGGAATTGGAATGCTTTCAGAGAGACTGTCTCCTACAGCAG ATGAAGCAGCAATGCGGACAGCGCTACCTGACGATAATTAA